The genomic DNA CTGGATGTTCGTCCACATGCAGAACGCCGCGGTCCTCTCGGTGGCGCTGTTCATGGCGGGCGTCGCGGCCTACCACGTCTACCGGCGCCGGCACCTCGGCGTGGTCGACGGGGGCAACCTCGACGCCGAGTTCTGGCGGGCGACCCTGAAGGTCGCGCTGGTCGTCCTGCTGATCACCGCGCCGCTCCAGGTGCTCCACGGCGACGCGTACGGCCGCCACGTCGCCGAGACCCAGCCCCAGAAGTTCGCCGCGATGGAGGCGGTCTGGGAGACCGACAGCTACGTCCCCGAGTACATCGTCGCGTTCCCGACCAGCGTCGACGACCTGCTCAACCCCCGGGCGAAGGACATCTTCGGCATCGGGATTCCGGGCGGGGCGTCGTGGCTCGCGTCGGGCGGGAACGCCCAGGCCGAGATCACCGGCCTGAACGAGTTCGAGGGCTCGCCGCCGGTCGCCGTCGTCTTCTGGTCGTTCCGGGCGATGGTCGCGCTCGGGTTCTGGTTCGTGCTGTTGGCGTTCTGGGCGGGCTACCGGTGGCGGACCGGCGAACTGTTCGAGGACCGCCTGCTCCACAAGGCCCTGATGGCGTCGTCGGTGCTGGGTATCCTCGGCGTCGAACTCGGCTGGATCGTCACCGAGGTCGGCCGCCAGCCGTGGGTCATCCAGGGCGTGATGCGGACGACCGAGGGCGTCTCGCCCGGTCTCACCGGCACGGAGGCGACCCTGACGCTGGCGGGGTTCGTCGGCGGCTACCTCGTCCTGCTGTCGCTGTACACCTACGTCGTCGGCCGACTGATCCGGCGCGGGCCGGAGACCGAGGACGGGGCCGAACCGACCCTCCCGGACCGCGAGCGCGACCCCGGCATCGCGCCGGCAGCGACGGAGGTGAGCGAGGATGATTGAACCGTCTCCCCTCCGGACCGTCTGGTTCGGGGTGGCGCTCTCGGACCTCTGGTTCGTCGTGGTGTTCTGGTTCCTCGCGATGTTCCTGTTCCTCGACGGCTGGGACTTCGGGGTGGGCGCCGTCTTCGCGCTCAGAGACGACCGCCACGAGCGCGAGCAGTGCCTCGCGGCCATCGGCCCGTTCTGGGACGGCAACGAGGTCTGGCTCGTCGTCTTCGGCGGCGGCCTGTTCGCGGCGTTTCCGGCGGTGTACGCCGCGCTGTTCAGCCGCCACTACCTCCTGCTGTTCGGCGTCCTCGGGACGCTCATCCTCCGCGGGATGGCCCCGGAGTTCTACGAGCAGCGCGAGGACGAGGCGTGGCGGCGGTGGTGGGGCCGGGCGTTCGTCGCCGGCAGCGTCGGCGCGCCCTTCCTGCTGGGGGTGTTCGCCGGCAACTGGCTGCTCGGAGTCGACGGCGTCGCGCTCGCCTCGGTCGTCGTCGGCCTCGCCGTGATCGCACTCAACGTCGCGTCGGGCGCGGCGTTCCTCCGGCTGAAGACCACCGGCGGGCTCCGCGACGAGATGCCGGCGCTCGGCGTCCGGGCGGCGGCGGCCTACCTCGCGCTCGTCGTGGTCGCGCTCGGCCTGCTGGCGCTCCGCCCCGGGTTCGGGGACGCGCTCCTGACGCCAGTCCCGGCCGCGCTCGTGGCCGGCTCGGTCCTGCTCGGGGTCGGCTACGTCCTGGCGGCCCGCCGGGACCGCCCCTACGTCGCGCTCGGCGCGGCGGGCGGACTGACCGGGGCGCTGGTCGCGCTGGTCGCGGCGCTGCTGTACCCGACCGTCGAGCCGATGACCGGCCTGACCGTCGAGGAGGCCATCATCGGCGCCCCCGCGGTGGAACTGCTGACCGTCGGGGCCGCGCTCCTCATCCCGCTGGTGCTCACCTACTTCGCGGTGCTGTACTCGGCGTTCAGCGGCCCCATCGACGCCGAGGAGTCGTACTGAGTCGCGCGCCGAGAGCTCTCGGTCCCGCGGCGACCTCTTCCGTCTCGAGGCCGACGTCCCCTTCCCGGTCGTTCGTCGGTATCCCGCTCCGCCGTCCCGACCGCTTGGTACTCGCTCCGCCGCTCCGACCGTTGGGTATTTACTCGTCAGGATTGTCGATAGTTCGCATGGTTATCAGGTTCCTGCGCGACCATCCGGTGCTGAGCGGCGGACTGCTCGTCGGTGCGGCGTTCGGCGTCGGTTCCGCGATCGACTCGCGGCTCGACCCCGCCGCGTGGCGTCCGCCGGACCCGCCCGACCTGCGCGGTGCGCTCGCGCAGAACCGCGCACTGACCGGGTCGGAAACCGTCGTCACCTGCGAGGGGCCGGAGGACGTCGCCTTCGACGACGAGGGCCGCCTCTACACCGGCGTGGCCGACGGCACGGTCAGGCGGACCGTCGACCCGGTCGACGCCGACGCGACCGACGCCGCGCTGGAGGTGTTCGCCCGCACCGGCGGGCGACCGCTCGCGCTTGAGTTCGACGGCGACGACCTGCTCGTGTGCGCCGAGGACGCCGGCCTGGTGTCGGTCGGGCCGGACGGCGACGTCGAGACGCTGGCGACCCGGGCCGGCGGTCGTTCCATCGCGTACGCCGACGACCTCCACGTCGCCGACGACGGGACGGTCTACTTCTCGGACGCGACCGTCCACGACCAGTACCAGGACGAACTGTTCGAGCTGCGGGACACCGGGCGGCTGCTGGCCTACCACCCCGACGAGGGGGAGACGACCGTCGAACTCGACGGGCTGGGGTTCGCGAACGGCGTCGCGCCCGGCCCGGACGGCGACTCGCTGCTGGTCACCGAGACCTCGCGGTACCGCGTCACCCGCTACTGGCACCGCGGCGACCGCGAGGGAGAGTCCGAGTACTTCGCCGAGAACCTCCCCGGATTCCCCGACAACGTCGACGCCGCCGGCGACGGAAGCTACTGGGTGGCGATTCCGGCTCTCCGCGACGAGACGATCGACCGGATTCACCGCCATCCGTGGGTCGTCCGCCAGCTCGGGAAGCTCCCCGAATCGGTCCTCGGGCAGGTCGCCGGTGAACCGTACGGACTGGTGCTCCGACTCGACGCCGACGGCGACGTCGTCGAGAGCCTCCACGACCCCACGGGCGGCGTGTTCGGCGTCACGTCCGCAACGCCTCGCGACGGCGCGCTCTACCTCGGGACCCTCTTCGGGAACCGCGTGGTCCGGTATCCGACGGAGTGACCGCGCCCGGAGCGTACCGGACCCGGCCGGACCGGACGTAGACCTCGGCCGTGTGTTCGCGGTCAGGAATTTTATACTCGCGTCCGTCGTGGTCCTCCAAGTGACAGTTCCGGACGCGCCGGTCGTCCTCCTGCAGGTCGACGTCTCGGACCTCGCTCTCGGCGGCTACATCGACCTGCTCTGGGACGTCGCGGTGTTCGTCGTCGTGTTCGCCGCGCTGTACCTGGTCGGGCGGAAGGTCGTCGTCCCGCTGGCCGAACGGGCGTTCGCCACGCGGCGGATCCAGGAGACCATCGCCAGCGCGCTGGTGCGGATCGTCCACGTGGCGGTGTTCCTGGCGGCGCTCCGGCTCGCGCTCGACACGGCGGACTACGGCTACCTGCTGTCGATTCCGCCGACGGTCATCGCCGCGCTCACGGTGGCGGCTGGGTTCGCCAGTCGCGACATCGCGGCCAACCTCGTCGGCGGCGTCTTCATCGTGACCGACCCGAAGTTCAACATCGGCGACTGGATCCGGTGGCAGGACAAGGAGGGCGTCATCGAGGACATCAGCTTCCGGGTGACCCGGGTCCGGACCTTCGACAACGAACTGCTGACCGTCCCGAACTCCCAGCTCGCCACCAACGCCGTAGTGAACGCGGTCGCCAAGTCGCCCCGGCGCATCTCCCACACCTTCCACGTGGCCGACGACGCCGACCTCGGCGAGGTGGCGTCGCTGCTCGTCGCGGAGGCGAAGGCTCACGACGACGTCCTCGACCGGCCGACCCCGACCGTCCGGGTGGTGAACCTCGACAACGGCCGGGCGGGCGTCCAGGCCAGGTACTGGATCGACAAGCCCTCACGCGAGGCGTTCGTCACCATCCGGTCGGAGTACCTCCAGCGGGTCAACCGGCGGCTCAACGAGGCGGGCATCGAACTGCCGCAGAACTGGTAGTCGGGCGGTCGAGCGAAGCACCGAACCGGGTCTCGTCGCGGCCGAACGTATAAATCACCCTCCGTTTGTCGGGCGAGCACTGATGGGGAACCGGTGCAGTACGAGTGGTAATGTCTACCGAAAGCCGGGAGACGTGGACCGTCGACACCGAACCGTCAGTCAGGCGCATCGACGACGTGGACCTCAACGAGTTCGCCACCGGGCCCATCGTCAAGTTCGTGGCCGCGTTCGCCGTCGGCGCGTTCTTCTTCCTCCTCCCGGTACCCTGGGAGGGGAGCATCACCGTCCCGTTCGACATCGCCGTCTCGTACCTCACCGAGAACTTCCCGGACGCGGTCGGGCTCTACGCGATGGCTATCATCGTCGCGGGCGCGGGGCTGACCACGCTCGCGAGGCTCGGCGTCGACGAACTCGGGCCGGTGGACCTCGACTACTTCGACAGCTCGAACGCCTTCTGGGCGCTCCGCGTCGCGGGGGCGCTGCTCGCCCCGGTGATGTTCCTCCGCGCCGGCCCCGACTGGCTCTGGGCGCCCGGCATCGGCGGGTTCATGTGGACGACGCTGGTGTACAGCGTCGGCGTCATCATCCCCATCGGCGCGGTGTTCATCACAATCTTCGTGGAACTGGGCGGCCTGGAGTTCGTGGGCACCCTCGCCCGGCCGGTGATGCACCCGCTGTTCAAGGTGCCGGGCCGGGCCGCCCTCGACAGCCTGGCGTCGTGGGTCGGCTCGTACAGCGTCGGCCTCTACGTCACCCGGAACGTCTTCGAGCGGGGCGGGTACAACAAGCGGGAGGTGTTCACCATCGCGACCTGCTTCTCGACGGTGAGCATCGGGTTCGTCGGCGTCGTCGCCAGCACGCTCGGGATGCTCCGGCTGTTCCCGGTCATCTTCGGCGCGTACTTCGCCTGCGTGGTCATCTGCGCCGTCATCCTGGTTCGGGTGCCGCCCATCAGCACCACGCCCGAGGAGTACATCGCGGACCCCGACCCCGAACTCCCCTTCTCGGGATCGCCCGGCGACTACGTCCGGCTCGCGCTCAGCGAGGCGGTCGGCAAGGCCGAGGAGGGCGAGACGTTCCTCGAGGCCTCGAAGCGCGGGTTCGTCGACGGGCTGAAACTCACCAGCCTCATCCTCGGCAC from Halorussus rarus includes the following:
- a CDS encoding mechanosensitive ion channel family protein, with the translated sequence MTVPDAPVVLLQVDVSDLALGGYIDLLWDVAVFVVVFAALYLVGRKVVVPLAERAFATRRIQETIASALVRIVHVAVFLAALRLALDTADYGYLLSIPPTVIAALTVAAGFASRDIAANLVGGVFIVTDPKFNIGDWIRWQDKEGVIEDISFRVTRVRTFDNELLTVPNSQLATNAVVNAVAKSPRRISHTFHVADDADLGEVASLLVAEAKAHDDVLDRPTPTVRVVNLDNGRAGVQARYWIDKPSREAFVTIRSEYLQRVNRRLNEAGIELPQNW
- a CDS encoding cytochrome ubiquinol oxidase subunit I encodes the protein MVDPALASRLQFAVTTVVHIIFPVMSMGLAPFLVYFTWKEVRTGEALYERLRRFWTKIFAVSFAVGTVTGLVLEFEFGTNFAAFSAAAGELFGGPLAVEGMMAFFLEATFLGVFVFGRERVSDRLYFLSSVMVGLGTWLSAVWILVANSWMQTPRGYELARESGRLTVLLTDPIAAYANPRFPWMFVHMQNAAVLSVALFMAGVAAYHVYRRRHLGVVDGGNLDAEFWRATLKVALVVLLITAPLQVLHGDAYGRHVAETQPQKFAAMEAVWETDSYVPEYIVAFPTSVDDLLNPRAKDIFGIGIPGGASWLASGGNAQAEITGLNEFEGSPPVAVVFWSFRAMVALGFWFVLLAFWAGYRWRTGELFEDRLLHKALMASSVLGILGVELGWIVTEVGRQPWVIQGVMRTTEGVSPGLTGTEATLTLAGFVGGYLVLLSLYTYVVGRLIRRGPETEDGAEPTLPDRERDPGIAPAATEVSEDD
- a CDS encoding YjiH family protein, which translates into the protein MSTESRETWTVDTEPSVRRIDDVDLNEFATGPIVKFVAAFAVGAFFFLLPVPWEGSITVPFDIAVSYLTENFPDAVGLYAMAIIVAGAGLTTLARLGVDELGPVDLDYFDSSNAFWALRVAGALLAPVMFLRAGPDWLWAPGIGGFMWTTLVYSVGVIIPIGAVFITIFVELGGLEFVGTLARPVMHPLFKVPGRAALDSLASWVGSYSVGLYVTRNVFERGGYNKREVFTIATCFSTVSIGFVGVVASTLGMLRLFPVIFGAYFACVVICAVILVRVPPISTTPEEYIADPDPELPFSGSPGDYVRLALSEAVGKAEEGETFLEASKRGFVDGLKLTSLILGTILAVGLAAVLVSEYTPTFEIIGAPLAPVLAALGLPSAETIAPAVLVGITEMYVPVLLAAEAAPKAKFFIAVLSVSQLIFFSSVGPMIMDMFSDVPVRFRDLVALFVMRTVILVPVIAGMTHLVAALGLL
- a CDS encoding SMP-30/gluconolactonase/LRE family protein; protein product: MVIRFLRDHPVLSGGLLVGAAFGVGSAIDSRLDPAAWRPPDPPDLRGALAQNRALTGSETVVTCEGPEDVAFDDEGRLYTGVADGTVRRTVDPVDADATDAALEVFARTGGRPLALEFDGDDLLVCAEDAGLVSVGPDGDVETLATRAGGRSIAYADDLHVADDGTVYFSDATVHDQYQDELFELRDTGRLLAYHPDEGETTVELDGLGFANGVAPGPDGDSLLVTETSRYRVTRYWHRGDREGESEYFAENLPGFPDNVDAAGDGSYWVAIPALRDETIDRIHRHPWVVRQLGKLPESVLGQVAGEPYGLVLRLDADGDVVESLHDPTGGVFGVTSATPRDGALYLGTLFGNRVVRYPTE
- a CDS encoding cytochrome d ubiquinol oxidase subunit II, whose product is MIEPSPLRTVWFGVALSDLWFVVVFWFLAMFLFLDGWDFGVGAVFALRDDRHEREQCLAAIGPFWDGNEVWLVVFGGGLFAAFPAVYAALFSRHYLLLFGVLGTLILRGMAPEFYEQREDEAWRRWWGRAFVAGSVGAPFLLGVFAGNWLLGVDGVALASVVVGLAVIALNVASGAAFLRLKTTGGLRDEMPALGVRAAAAYLALVVVALGLLALRPGFGDALLTPVPAALVAGSVLLGVGYVLAARRDRPYVALGAAGGLTGALVALVAALLYPTVEPMTGLTVEEAIIGAPAVELLTVGAALLIPLVLTYFAVLYSAFSGPIDAEESY